Proteins encoded together in one Manis pentadactyla isolate mManPen7 chromosome 6, mManPen7.hap1, whole genome shotgun sequence window:
- the GORASP2 gene encoding Golgi reassembly-stacking protein 2 isoform X3: MGSSQSVEIPGGGTEGYHVLRVQENSPGHRAGLEPFFDFIVSINGSRLNKDNDTLKDLLKANVEKPVKMLIYSSKTLELRETSVTPSNMWGGQGLLGVSIRFCSFDGANENVWHVLEVESNSPAALAGLRPHSDYIIGADTVMNESEDLFSLIETHEAKPLKLYVYNTDTDNCREVIITPNSAWGGEGSLGCGIGYGYLHRIPTRPFEEGKKISLPGQITGTPITPLKDGFTEVQLSSVNAPTLSPPGSTEIEQGLSGLSISSTPPVVSNVLSTGVPTVPLLSPQVTQSLTSMSPMSPAPTLPGLMPLPAGLPNLPTLPNLNLPSPPVLPGVGLPELVTPEASSAVGSGELLSTLPPTGSPPAGPVTTATRADAASASTGEAHPPAPAAPTTAEDRGGEPTSASEKPVSAVTDANASESP; this comes from the exons ATGGGCTCCTCGCAGAGCGTCGAGATCCCAGGCGGGGGCACCGAGGGCTACCACGTCCTGCGG GTACAAGAAAATTCCCCAGGACATAGAGCTGGACTGGAGCCATTCTTTGACTTTATTGTTTCTATTAATGGTTCAAGATTA AATAAAGACAATGACACTCTTAAGGATCTACTGAAAGCAAATGTTGAAAAGCCTGTAAAAATGCTTATCTACAGTAGTAAAACCCTGGAGCTGCGAGAGACCTCAGTCACACCAAGTAACATGTGGGGTGGCCAGGGCTTGTTGGGAGTGAGCATTCGTTTCTGCAGCTTTGATGGGGCAAATGAAAACGTTTGGCATGTGCTG GAAGTGGAATCAAATTCTCCTGCAGCGCTGGCAGGTCTTAGACCTCATAGTGATTATATCATTGGAGCAGATACAGTCATGAATGAG TCTGAAGACCTATTCAGCCTTATTGAAACACATGAAGCAAAACCATTGAAACTTTATGTGTATAATACAGACACTGATAACTGTCGAGAAGTGATTATTACACCAAATTCTGCATGGGGTGGAGAAGGCAG tcTAGGATGTGGCATTGGGTATGGTTATTTGCATCGAATACCTACACGCCCAtttgaagaaggaaagaaaatttctCTTCCGGGACAAATAACTGGTACACCTATTACTCCTCTTAAAGATGGGTTTACAGAG gtgCAGCTCTCCTCAGTTAATGCCCCGACTCTGTCACCACCAGGATCTACAGAAATTGAACAGGGTCTGTCGGGACTTTCCATTAGCTCAACTCCACCAGTTGTCAGTAATGTTCTCAGTACAG GAGTACCAACAGTACCACTGTTGTCACCACAAGTAACCCAGTCCCTCACTTCCATGTCACCAATGAGCCCAGCTCCTACATTACCAG GTCTGATGCCTTTGCCAGCAGGACTGCCCAacttacccaccctccccaacctcaaCCTTCCCTCACCACCCGTCTTACCAGGTGTTGGCTTGCCAGAGCTTGTGACCCCGG AGGCCTCTTCTGCAGTGGGCTCTGGGGAGCTGCTGtccaccctcccacccactgGCAGCCCGCCCGCCGGCCCAGTCACGACTGCTACGAGGGCAGATGCTGCCTCTGCCTCCACTGGGGAAGCGCATCCCCCTGCGCCCGCAGCCCCCACCACAGCCGAGGACAGAGGAGGCGAACCCACCTCAGCCAGCGAGAAGCCTGTGTCTGCGGTCACTGATGCGAATGCCTCTGAGTCACCGTGA
- the GORASP2 gene encoding Golgi reassembly-stacking protein 2 isoform X1, with protein MGSSQSVEIPGGGTEGYHVLRVQENSPGHRAGLEPFFDFIVSINGSRLNKDNDTLKDLLKANVEKPVKMLIYSSKTLELRETSVTPSNMWGGQGLLGVSIRFCSFDGANENVWHVLEVESNSPAALAGLRPHSDYIIGADTVMNESEDLFSLIETHEAKPLKLYVYNTDTDNCREVIITPNSAWGGEGSLGCGIGYGYLHRIPTRPFEEGKKISLPGQITGTPITPLKDGFTEVQLSSVNAPTLSPPGSTEIEQGLSGLSISSTPPVVSNVLSTGVPTVPLLSPQVTQSLTSMSPMSPAPTLPGLMPLPAGLPNLPTLPNLNLPSPPVLPGVGLPELVTPGLPPLPPLPTRSLPGIASLPVPSEFLSSFPLVPEASSAVGSGELLSTLPPTGSPPAGPVTTATRADAASASTGEAHPPAPAAPTTAEDRGGEPTSASEKPVSAVTDANASESP; from the exons ATGGGCTCCTCGCAGAGCGTCGAGATCCCAGGCGGGGGCACCGAGGGCTACCACGTCCTGCGG GTACAAGAAAATTCCCCAGGACATAGAGCTGGACTGGAGCCATTCTTTGACTTTATTGTTTCTATTAATGGTTCAAGATTA AATAAAGACAATGACACTCTTAAGGATCTACTGAAAGCAAATGTTGAAAAGCCTGTAAAAATGCTTATCTACAGTAGTAAAACCCTGGAGCTGCGAGAGACCTCAGTCACACCAAGTAACATGTGGGGTGGCCAGGGCTTGTTGGGAGTGAGCATTCGTTTCTGCAGCTTTGATGGGGCAAATGAAAACGTTTGGCATGTGCTG GAAGTGGAATCAAATTCTCCTGCAGCGCTGGCAGGTCTTAGACCTCATAGTGATTATATCATTGGAGCAGATACAGTCATGAATGAG TCTGAAGACCTATTCAGCCTTATTGAAACACATGAAGCAAAACCATTGAAACTTTATGTGTATAATACAGACACTGATAACTGTCGAGAAGTGATTATTACACCAAATTCTGCATGGGGTGGAGAAGGCAG tcTAGGATGTGGCATTGGGTATGGTTATTTGCATCGAATACCTACACGCCCAtttgaagaaggaaagaaaatttctCTTCCGGGACAAATAACTGGTACACCTATTACTCCTCTTAAAGATGGGTTTACAGAG gtgCAGCTCTCCTCAGTTAATGCCCCGACTCTGTCACCACCAGGATCTACAGAAATTGAACAGGGTCTGTCGGGACTTTCCATTAGCTCAACTCCACCAGTTGTCAGTAATGTTCTCAGTACAG GAGTACCAACAGTACCACTGTTGTCACCACAAGTAACCCAGTCCCTCACTTCCATGTCACCAATGAGCCCAGCTCCTACATTACCAG GTCTGATGCCTTTGCCAGCAGGACTGCCCAacttacccaccctccccaacctcaaCCTTCCCTCACCACCCGTCTTACCAGGTGTTGGCTTGCCAGAGCTTGTGACCCCGG GTTTGCCACCTCTTCCCCCCTTGCCTACCCGAAGCTTACCAGGCATTGCATCTCTCCCCGTGCCGTCTGAATTCCTCTCGTCATTCCCTTTGGTTCCAGAGGCCTCTTCTGCAGTGGGCTCTGGGGAGCTGCTGtccaccctcccacccactgGCAGCCCGCCCGCCGGCCCAGTCACGACTGCTACGAGGGCAGATGCTGCCTCTGCCTCCACTGGGGAAGCGCATCCCCCTGCGCCCGCAGCCCCCACCACAGCCGAGGACAGAGGAGGCGAACCCACCTCAGCCAGCGAGAAGCCTGTGTCTGCGGTCACTGATGCGAATGCCTCTGAGTCACCGTGA
- the GORASP2 gene encoding Golgi reassembly-stacking protein 2 isoform X2, which produces MGSSQSVEIPGGGTEGYHVLRVQENSPGHRAGLEPFFDFIVSINGSRLNKDNDTLKDLLKANVEKPVKMLIYSSKTLELRETSVTPSNMWGGQGLLGVSIRFCSFDGANENVWHVLEVESNSPAALAGLRPHSDYIIGADTVMNESEDLFSLIETHEAKPLKLYVYNTDTDNCREVIITPNSAWGGEGSLGCGIGYGYLHRIPTRPFEEGKKISLPGQITGTPITPLKDGFTELSSVNAPTLSPPGSTEIEQGLSGLSISSTPPVVSNVLSTGVPTVPLLSPQVTQSLTSMSPMSPAPTLPGLMPLPAGLPNLPTLPNLNLPSPPVLPGVGLPELVTPGLPPLPPLPTRSLPGIASLPVPSEFLSSFPLVPEASSAVGSGELLSTLPPTGSPPAGPVTTATRADAASASTGEAHPPAPAAPTTAEDRGGEPTSASEKPVSAVTDANASESP; this is translated from the exons ATGGGCTCCTCGCAGAGCGTCGAGATCCCAGGCGGGGGCACCGAGGGCTACCACGTCCTGCGG GTACAAGAAAATTCCCCAGGACATAGAGCTGGACTGGAGCCATTCTTTGACTTTATTGTTTCTATTAATGGTTCAAGATTA AATAAAGACAATGACACTCTTAAGGATCTACTGAAAGCAAATGTTGAAAAGCCTGTAAAAATGCTTATCTACAGTAGTAAAACCCTGGAGCTGCGAGAGACCTCAGTCACACCAAGTAACATGTGGGGTGGCCAGGGCTTGTTGGGAGTGAGCATTCGTTTCTGCAGCTTTGATGGGGCAAATGAAAACGTTTGGCATGTGCTG GAAGTGGAATCAAATTCTCCTGCAGCGCTGGCAGGTCTTAGACCTCATAGTGATTATATCATTGGAGCAGATACAGTCATGAATGAG TCTGAAGACCTATTCAGCCTTATTGAAACACATGAAGCAAAACCATTGAAACTTTATGTGTATAATACAGACACTGATAACTGTCGAGAAGTGATTATTACACCAAATTCTGCATGGGGTGGAGAAGGCAG tcTAGGATGTGGCATTGGGTATGGTTATTTGCATCGAATACCTACACGCCCAtttgaagaaggaaagaaaatttctCTTCCGGGACAAATAACTGGTACACCTATTACTCCTCTTAAAGATGGGTTTACAGAG CTCTCCTCAGTTAATGCCCCGACTCTGTCACCACCAGGATCTACAGAAATTGAACAGGGTCTGTCGGGACTTTCCATTAGCTCAACTCCACCAGTTGTCAGTAATGTTCTCAGTACAG GAGTACCAACAGTACCACTGTTGTCACCACAAGTAACCCAGTCCCTCACTTCCATGTCACCAATGAGCCCAGCTCCTACATTACCAG GTCTGATGCCTTTGCCAGCAGGACTGCCCAacttacccaccctccccaacctcaaCCTTCCCTCACCACCCGTCTTACCAGGTGTTGGCTTGCCAGAGCTTGTGACCCCGG GTTTGCCACCTCTTCCCCCCTTGCCTACCCGAAGCTTACCAGGCATTGCATCTCTCCCCGTGCCGTCTGAATTCCTCTCGTCATTCCCTTTGGTTCCAGAGGCCTCTTCTGCAGTGGGCTCTGGGGAGCTGCTGtccaccctcccacccactgGCAGCCCGCCCGCCGGCCCAGTCACGACTGCTACGAGGGCAGATGCTGCCTCTGCCTCCACTGGGGAAGCGCATCCCCCTGCGCCCGCAGCCCCCACCACAGCCGAGGACAGAGGAGGCGAACCCACCTCAGCCAGCGAGAAGCCTGTGTCTGCGGTCACTGATGCGAATGCCTCTGAGTCACCGTGA
- the GORASP2 gene encoding Golgi reassembly-stacking protein 2 isoform X4, producing the protein MLIYSSKTLELRETSVTPSNMWGGQGLLGVSIRFCSFDGANENVWHVLEVESNSPAALAGLRPHSDYIIGADTVMNESEDLFSLIETHEAKPLKLYVYNTDTDNCREVIITPNSAWGGEGSLGCGIGYGYLHRIPTRPFEEGKKISLPGQITGTPITPLKDGFTEVQLSSVNAPTLSPPGSTEIEQGLSGLSISSTPPVVSNVLSTGVPTVPLLSPQVTQSLTSMSPMSPAPTLPGLMPLPAGLPNLPTLPNLNLPSPPVLPGVGLPELVTPGLPPLPPLPTRSLPGIASLPVPSEFLSSFPLVPEASSAVGSGELLSTLPPTGSPPAGPVTTATRADAASASTGEAHPPAPAAPTTAEDRGGEPTSASEKPVSAVTDANASESP; encoded by the exons ATGCTTATCTACAGTAGTAAAACCCTGGAGCTGCGAGAGACCTCAGTCACACCAAGTAACATGTGGGGTGGCCAGGGCTTGTTGGGAGTGAGCATTCGTTTCTGCAGCTTTGATGGGGCAAATGAAAACGTTTGGCATGTGCTG GAAGTGGAATCAAATTCTCCTGCAGCGCTGGCAGGTCTTAGACCTCATAGTGATTATATCATTGGAGCAGATACAGTCATGAATGAG TCTGAAGACCTATTCAGCCTTATTGAAACACATGAAGCAAAACCATTGAAACTTTATGTGTATAATACAGACACTGATAACTGTCGAGAAGTGATTATTACACCAAATTCTGCATGGGGTGGAGAAGGCAG tcTAGGATGTGGCATTGGGTATGGTTATTTGCATCGAATACCTACACGCCCAtttgaagaaggaaagaaaatttctCTTCCGGGACAAATAACTGGTACACCTATTACTCCTCTTAAAGATGGGTTTACAGAG gtgCAGCTCTCCTCAGTTAATGCCCCGACTCTGTCACCACCAGGATCTACAGAAATTGAACAGGGTCTGTCGGGACTTTCCATTAGCTCAACTCCACCAGTTGTCAGTAATGTTCTCAGTACAG GAGTACCAACAGTACCACTGTTGTCACCACAAGTAACCCAGTCCCTCACTTCCATGTCACCAATGAGCCCAGCTCCTACATTACCAG GTCTGATGCCTTTGCCAGCAGGACTGCCCAacttacccaccctccccaacctcaaCCTTCCCTCACCACCCGTCTTACCAGGTGTTGGCTTGCCAGAGCTTGTGACCCCGG GTTTGCCACCTCTTCCCCCCTTGCCTACCCGAAGCTTACCAGGCATTGCATCTCTCCCCGTGCCGTCTGAATTCCTCTCGTCATTCCCTTTGGTTCCAGAGGCCTCTTCTGCAGTGGGCTCTGGGGAGCTGCTGtccaccctcccacccactgGCAGCCCGCCCGCCGGCCCAGTCACGACTGCTACGAGGGCAGATGCTGCCTCTGCCTCCACTGGGGAAGCGCATCCCCCTGCGCCCGCAGCCCCCACCACAGCCGAGGACAGAGGAGGCGAACCCACCTCAGCCAGCGAGAAGCCTGTGTCTGCGGTCACTGATGCGAATGCCTCTGAGTCACCGTGA